Proteins encoded in a region of the Bactrocera tryoni isolate S06 chromosome 4, CSIRO_BtryS06_freeze2, whole genome shotgun sequence genome:
- the LOC120775859 gene encoding protein unc-119 homolog produces the protein MSVVGKQLNTLSTNNDINAKDVRESSGKTSMLAKFISPSDVLNLNEITENYLCSIHDNIYDIDFTRFKIRDLDSGAILFEIAKPSNRFSPNLEDKLIEAAGSMSIDDSVDANAGRYVRYQFTPAFLGLKNVGATVEFTVGGKPVNNFRMIERHFFRDRLLKTFDFEFGYCIPYSKNSCEHIYEFPNLPSELVSEMIACPFQTRSDSFYFVENRLIMHNKADYAYDGGLLL, from the exons ATGAGTGTCGTTGGTAAACAACTTAATACCTTGTCAACTAATAATGATATAAATGCAAAAGATGTACGAGAATCAAGCGGAAAAACATCGATGCTGGCGAAGTTTATATCACCAAGTGATGtacttaatttaaatgaaataacagAAAACTACTTATGTTCTATCCATGACAACATCTACGATATTGATTTTACACGTTTTAAAATACGTGACCTGGATTCAGGTGCAATACTATTTGAGATAGCTAAGCCAAGTAATCGATTTTCTCCTAATTTGGAGGACAAATTAATTGAAGCGGCTGGAAGCATGTCCATTGATGATTCAGTAGATGCTAATGCTGGACGATATGTACGATATCAATTTACTCCAGCTTTTCTGGGATTAAAAAATGTTGGTGCAAC GGTTGAATTTACCGTTGGTGGTAAGCCTGTTAACAATTTTCGAATGATTGAACGACACTTCTTTCGAGATCGGCtattaaaaacatttgattttgaatttggaTACTGCATTCCCTACTCAAAAAACTCCTGTGAACATATCTATGAGTTTCCTAATCTACCCTCCGAACTag ttTCAGAAATGATCGCTTGCCCGTTTCAAACTCGTTCAGATAGTTTCTATTTTGTCGAAAATCGTCTCATTATGCATAACAAAGCCGATTATGCCTACGATGGAGGTTtgcttttataa